In Cryptococcus gattii WM276 chromosome A, complete sequence, one genomic interval encodes:
- a CDS encoding exonuclease, putative (Similar to TIGR gene model, INSD accession AAW41989.1), giving the protein MIRPRSLPLRYPNRAIPLFRFRNHLISRSILTDSSSALPSSSSSAPRSTASFYISNVFPIQLGRWDFRPSIASVLREEALLEHLHNIASDVKVHGFQVENWEVSRKDGGVFLHFSYIAPTEERISKEEEKIDEEKAARIGVELTPSYAQNLPGRLFISSLEKSAQKHGGWPSWLGNWWAQKKWHDDRKVPGHTLYSSRAEDGEDAAADVDEGGLVKGSAGAVKGLKGAAGGGRVWVVKGKQWTEDMNRFPSNRLRVEFDGPDVSQEMLYTLFRPYGRLADIQPPTPVPAGSLRFASVSFSRLSPAAIAINALHGYSTPTNTADFTIRALSSVTDKPIPLSRLRLFYERPLKAHALRDWISSHPRLVLPVIAFLIGTLSYTFFDPIRAFFVRSKLEGVWDINEYSLIKKLRQKFVLPTSFGFLDSSTAETEDSEDAIGKNAWADRVEAEKGVEEWLAEYPSTFITITGPPGSGKSSLVTRVLKQQDKPAMVIDCEEIAKAKNDAGLVSALADQTGYYPVFSFMSSLSGLIDLAAVGLIGQKAGFSTPVDQQLRQMLEIVGGALKDVSTHAQKSHQEALQAQKDQIETDKLRQRKKQMIARGWHDGRLDYVAGNGLSELGYGDEPFMEQDWDSVPVAVPMGGNVAPIEGDTTSASLTASTNKVESEKLELQTMAAAELDVESETIKSLPIVVLKNFAQKTAKGDLWNVLAEWGASLVENKVAHVIVVTEGPTATKALTKALPAKPLNTVGLADADEVNALAYVRDKLRPHTGAAINTTASNSTSIADDGTVSQTSGSDPKGFTLSPEDSAQVAKLGGRMVDLENLVYKVRTGSKIKDAVDDIIQRNVVELRKAAFGDDSEDAKALPWTRAQAWKVVSDLANKGEIPYNKMLQEFPFKGAEQSLKALEEHELVSVSYIDGRASMVKPGKPVFRYVFQALASDSVFKSSCQIEYNNAIIAKSESDIKTYEQELMNLKNITTEGGSDALGVSGGWLGLGGNSAIRDRGKWLLDKMGGLIDKVGKLEKENAEMVKVLSSGR; this is encoded by the exons ATGATACGACCAAGGTCACTCCCTCTTCGATACCCCAACCGCGCCATACCTCTCTTCCGATTCCGCAACCACCTCATCTCCCGTTCGATCCTCACCGATTCATCCTCTGCTTTgccctcttcctcgtcatcaGCTCCTCGAAGCACGGCATCATTCTACATCTCCAATGTCTTTCCTATCCAGCTGGGAAGATGGGATTTCAGACCTAGTATTGCTTCTGTCCTGAGAGAAGAAGCGCTTCTCGAACATCTGCATAACATTGCAAGTGACGTTAAAGTCCATGGATTCCAAGTAGAAAACTGGGAAGTCAGCAGGAAAGATGGAGGTGTATTCCTACACTTTTCATATATAGCCCCAACAGAGGAAAGAATATcgaaggaagaagagaagataGATGAGGAGAAAGCTGCGAGGATCGGTGTGGAGTTGACGCCTTCCTACGCACAAAACCTGCCTGGTCGATTATTCATATCTTCTCTAGAAAAGTCAGCCCAGAAACATGGAGGATGGCCTAGTTGGCTAGGCAACTGGTGGGCTCAAAAAAAATGGCACGACGATAGGAAAGTGCCTGGTCATACATTGTATTCATCGAGAGcggaagatggtgaagatgCAGCAGCGGATGTAGATGAAGGAGGTTTAGTAAAGGGAAGCGCGGGTGCAGTGAAGGGATTGAAAGGTGCTGCTGGAGGTGGAAGAGTATGGGTTGTAAAAGGCAAACAGTGGACAGAG GATATGAATCGCTTCCCATCAAACAGATTGAGAGTCGAGTTTGACGGGCCCGATGTCTCTCAGGAAATGCTCTATACGCTCTTCCGA CCATACGGTCGCTTGGCAGATATCCAGCCCCCTACTCCCGTGCCGGCAGGCTCACTGCGTTTCGCATCCGTGTCATTCTCACGCCTCTCCCCTGCGGCTATAGCAATCAATGCC CTTCATGGGTACTCGACGCCGACTAATACAGCAGATTTCACCATTCGCGCTCTTTCTTCGGTCACTGATAAACCTATCCCATTGAGCAGGCTTAGGTTATTCTATGAAAGGCCGTTGAAGGCTCACGCCCTGAGAGACTGGATAAGCTCTCATCCAAGGCTTGTTCTTCCAGTGATTGCGTTCTTGATTGGTACTTTGAGTTACACT TTCTTTGACCCTATCCGAGCATTCTTTGTGAGATCCAAACTTGAAGGTGTGTGGGACATCAACGAATATTCTCTTATCAAAA AACTTCGTCAGAAGTTTGTACTACCAACTTCTTTCGGTTTCCTCGACTCGTCGACCGCAGAGACAGAGGACTCAGAAGATGCTATTGGCAAGAATGCATGGGCGGACAGAGTTGAAGCAGAGAAGGGCGTGGAAGAGTGGTTGGCGGAGTATCCTTCGACGTTTATAACTATAACGGGTCCACCTGGTAGCGGAAAATCGAGTCTTGTGACAAGAGTTTTGAAGCAGCAGGATAA GCCCGCAATGGTCATTGATTGTGAAGAGATTGCGAAAGCAAAGAACGATGCTGGTTTGGTAAGCGCCCTAGCAGACCAAACAG GTTATTACCCGGTCTTCTCATTCATGTCATCCCTCTCCGGACTCATCGACCTCGCCGCTGTTGGCCTTATCGGCCAAAAAGCAGGGTTCTCTACACCCGTCGACCAGCAACTTCGTCAAATGCTCGAAATCGTCGGTGGCGCTCTCAAAGACGTCTCCACCCACGCCCAAAAGTCACATCAAGAAGCACTCCAGGCTCAAAAGGACCAAATTGAGACTGATAAGTTGAGGCAAAGGAAGAAACAAATGATCGCCAGAGGTTGGCACGATGGAAGACTGGATTATGTAGCCGGTAATGGCTTGAGTGAGTTGGGGTACGGAGATGAACCGTTTATGGAGCAAGATTGGGATAGCGTCCCAGTGGCGGTTCCTATGGGCGGAAATGTGGCTCCAATTGAGGGCGATACCACCTCTGCTTCCCTGACTGCTTCAACAAACAAAGTCGAATCCGAAAAACTCGAGCTGCAAACGATGGCAGCCGCAGAACTTGATGTTGAAAGCGAAACAATTAAGTCTCTTCCCATCGTTGTCCTTAAAAACTTCGCACAGAAGACTGCGAAGGGTGATCTGTGGAATGTCCTTGCGGAATGGGGTGCAAGTCTGGTGGAGAACAAGGTGGCGCATGTGATCGTTGTTACCGAGGGTCCAACAGCGACTAAGGCGCTGACCAAGGCGTTACCGGCTAAGCCGCTTAATACAGTAGGACTGGCAGATGCAGATGAGGTGAATGCTTTGGCATATGTGAGGGACAAACTCCGACCGCACACAGGTGCAGCCATAAACACCACCGCCTCGAACTCCACTAGCATTGCGGATGACGGCACTGTCTCTCAAACATCAGGCTCAGATCCCAAGGGGTTTACCCTTTCTCCAGAGGATAGCGCACAGGTAGCCAAGTTAGGAGGTCGTATGGTCGATCTCGAAAATTTGGTGTACAAAGTTCGGACTGGATCGAAGATCAAGGATGCAGTGGATGACATCATTCAGAGGAATGTGGTCGAGCTGAGAAAGGCGGCATTTGGAGATGATAGTGAGGATGCTAAGGCGTTGCCATGGACCAGAGCGCAGGCTTGGAAAGTTGTCTCTGACCTCGCTAATAAAGGAGAG ATACCGTATAATAAGATGCTTCAAGAGTTCCCCTTCAAAGGCGCTGAACAGAGTCTGAAAGCGCTTGAAGAGCATGAGTTGGTATCTGTGTCGTATATCGATGGACGAGCATCAATGGTCAAGCCTGGCAAACCCGTGTTTAGATATGTCTTCCAGGCCCTCGCCAGTG ATTCCGTTTTCAAATCATCATGTCAAATCGAATACAACAATGCCATCATCGCTAAATCAGAATCTGATATTAAAACATATGAGCAAGAACTCATGAATCTCAAAAACATCACAACGGAGGGTGGCTCCGACGCGCTTGGAGTTTCGGGCGGATGGCTGGGTTTGGGTGGCAACAGTGCGATTAGAGATAGAGGGAAGTGGTTGTTAGATAAAATGGGAGGATTGATTGACAAGGTTGGCAagctggagaaggaaaatgCGGAGATGGTGAAGGTTTTGTCCAGCGGGCGATGA
- a CDS encoding Pre-mRNA splicing factor, putative (Similar to TIGR gene model, INSD accession AAW41988.1): MSLADALLADLDGLSDDEARSPSPGREASSSSMPPPNLPDHRKRSAGAMEVDDGEGGEDEDEGDDMKLEDGRSAVGFVPEGGVRPADELDKEEVEKTDMKGVEDVKKVAKLAGSQKLQDILADIAKYTESPTDMSSSAGPLEENPEYHLVVTANNMSVEVDNEILIVHKFIRDHYAPRFPELEQLIVEPWTYIAAVNAIGQSEDLTKVTFPNTLPAATVLSITLTATTSRGRPLKPAEWETVQRAIVVAQNLRSAREQIFSYVESRMAAVAPNLSAIVGTGIAAKLLGLAGGLQAFSRQPSCNVMLFGAMKKTLATSHLSAASQQRHTGFIFQSPIVQSAQPEDRRRAQRAVSAKCALAARIDAGKGSRDGSYGRKCFADLQKRIEKMAEPPPNKMIKALPIPQETNRKKRGGKRARKAKEAYAQTELRKLQNRMEFGKAEEEIGVDDETVGLGMIGSAGRVRGEMADARSKAKLSRANKLRTQLLGRSVTSNDAASGMATSLSFTPVQGLEIVTPSLSAAQKVQAANDRWFAGGTFTHVKKGGSILPGQGQK, from the exons ATGTCATTAGCGGACGCCCTTCTGGCAGATCTTGATGGTCTCTCGGATGACGAAGCTCGATCGCCCTCTCCTGGCCGCGAggcctcctcctcatcaatGCCGCCTCCTAATTTGCCCGACCATAGAAAACGTTCCGCGGGCGCCATGGAAGTCGATGATGGCGAGGGAggtgaggatgaagatgaaggagatgatATGAAGCTGGAAGATGGTAGGAGCGCTGTGGGATTTGTACCTGAAGGAGGTGTGAGGCCTGCAGATGAGCTGGACAAGGAGGAAGTGGAGAAAACGGATATGAAGGGTGTCGAGGATGTGAAGAAAGTAGCCAAGTTGGCAGGGAGCCAGAAGCTTCAAGATATTTTAGCG GATATCGCAAAGTACACCGAGTCTCCCACCGATATGTCTTCGTCTGCCGGTCCCCTCGAGGAGAATCCAGAGTATCATCTTGTAGTCACTGCGAACAACATGTCCGTTGAGGTGGACAACGAGATTCTCATTGTGCATAAATTTATTCGTGACCACTATGCTCCTCGGTTCCCGGAACTCGAACAACTCATTGTCGAACCTTGGACATACATTGCCGCCGTCAATGCCATTGGTCAGTCTGAAGACCTTACAAAGGTCACGTTCCCCAACACCCTTCCTGCGGCTACTGTGCTGTCTATAACTCTTACTGCTACGACTTCTCGTGGTCGGCCGCTCAAGCCTGCAGAATGGGAAACAGTTCAGCGCGCCATCGTTGTCGCCCAAAATCTCCGTTCGGCGCGTGAACAAATCTTTTCCTACGTCGAGTCCCGTATGGCTGCTGTGGCGCCCAACTTGTCTGCTATCGTGGGTACTGGTATCGCCGCCAAACTCCTTGGTTTAGCAGGAGGTCTCCAGGCGTTCAGTCGACAGCCGAGTTGTAATGTGATGCTTTTTGGTGCAATGAAGAAAACTTTGGCCACCTCTCATCTTTCTGCTGCCTCTCAGCAGCGACATACCGGCTTCATTTTCCAAAGCCCTATAGTACAGAGCGCGCAGCCTGAAgacagaagaagggcaCAGCGAGCGGTGTCGGCCAAGTGTGCTCTTGCGGCCAGAATCGATGCAGGAAAGGGGTCTAGAGACGGATCTTATGGAAGAAAATGTTTTGCAGATTTGCAGAAGAGGATTGAAAAGATGGCGGAGCCTCCCCCCAACAAGATGATCAAGGCGTTGCCTATCCCTCAGGAGACTAACAGGAAGAAACGTGGTGGTAAAAG AGCTCGAAAGGCCAAGGAAGCGTATGCCCAGACTGAGTTGAGGAAGTTGCAGAACCGAATGGAATTTGGCAaggcggaagaagaaatcGGGGTGGACGACGAAACTGTTGGTTTGGGTATGATTGGTTCTGCCGGAAGGGTTCGAGGCGAGATGGCAGACGCGAGGAGTAAAG CTAAACTCTCTCGAGCCAACAAACTCCGAACTCAGCTCCTTGGTCGCTCAGTCACATCCAACGATGCTGCCAGCGGTATGGCTACCTCCTTATCATTCACACCTGTCCAAGGTCTTGAAATAGTTACGCCCTCCCTCTCTGCAGCACAGAAGGTACAGGCCGCGAATGACAGGTGGTTCGCTGGGGGTACGTTTACGCATGTAAAGAAGGGGGGAAGCATTTTGCCGGGACAGGGACAGAAATAG